Part of the Methanobrevibacter sp. genome is shown below.
CGATGTTATCGGTATTGTCGATTTAATGAACATTCCTGCAAAACAGCTCCAAGAAATGAGAAAATCTCTCACTGGAAATGCTGTAATCAGAATGTCCAAGAAAAACCTCATTGATTTAGCTTTTGAAGATTGCAATGCTGAAAAAACCAACATTGTTGATTTATCTGAACATATGGATGGTCAAGTTGCAATTATTGCAACCGAAATGAATCCTTTCAAATTATACAAAATATTAGAAGACAGCAAAACTTCAGCTCCTGCAAAACCAGGATCTATTGCTACTGACGATATTATTGTACCTGAAGGGGATACTGGATTTGAACCTGGTCCATTTTTAGGTGAATTGCAACAAGTCGGAATTCCTGCAAAAATCGACAAAGGAAAAATTTGCGTTCAAAAAGAAACTGTTGTTGTAAAAGCTGGTGAGGAAGTATCCAAACAAGTAGCAGCAACTTTATCAAGAATGGATATTAATCCGATGGAAGTAGGAATTGATTTAAAAGCAGTATATGAAGAAGGATCCATTTATACTTCTGACGTACTCGCAATCGATGAAGAACAAACATTAGCTGACGTACAAAATG
Proteins encoded:
- a CDS encoding 50S ribosomal protein L10, coding for MAHVAEWKKEEVKELKGIIDEYDVIGIVDLMNIPAKQLQEMRKSLTGNAVIRMSKKNLIDLAFEDCNAEKTNIVDLSEHMDGQVAIIATEMNPFKLYKILEDSKTSAPAKPGSIATDDIIVPEGDTGFEPGPFLGELQQVGIPAKIDKGKICVQKETVVVKAGEEVSKQVAATLSRMDINPMEVGIDLKAVYEEGSIYTSDVLAIDEEQTLADVQNAFRNAFNLSVNAAIPTDETISTIITLAYTRAINVGVEAAIMTSETSEPIIGLAQAKMLALASEVADAPGAIDDELA